The genomic DNA TTGGTGTTACTGTTCTCCAGGATCTTCTTGGCTAAACACAGCAGGAACAGAGGCATATCCAGCTCTTGGCAAAAGTGGTGCAGAAGCTCTGAGTCACACTGGGTAGCCAGGAGGTTGCCCACAACACGGAGTGCGGGACGGAGATGGGAAGCTCCCTCCAGCATACCTTCCAGCACCTGGGCATGGAGAAGCCAGAAGGGATCATGATTAGCAGTGGTTATGGCTGAGGATGCAACAGTGTCTCTGCTGGCTGCGGGGCTGTCCTCCACCCGCTAAGACAGGGGAAAAACAGAGGGCAGATGGCCAGCTAAATGCATGGGACAGCTCCAGTCCCTGGGGAAGGCAGAGAATCTCCCTTCTGGCTGAACTGGGGGCTCTCCCAATGCCCCCAGTCCAACcttgggagaggaaaaggcatttGTGCCTGGCTCAGAGCCCCCAGTGCTAGTTGGCTGGGTGGGTCAGCCATGGCTCACCTGCTGGCTGGAGTCTGCAAGGCGGGCCCGGACACGCTGCCGGAAGGCCGAGTCCCTCAGGAGGCTCAGCGGCGTGCTCAGCTGCATGGCTGAAGGTTCTGTGGCCTCGATCAGGTGCTGCCACTCCTCATCACTCTCCAGCTCCTAACCACAGAGGAGAGAGGGCTGGTGTCACGGGCCCTGCCTCCCCCAGGGTCCCTGTATCAGGTGCCAGGGATTGGGCCCTGCTGTCTTCACCACAGGACACCATCTCACCTCGCTCTCCAGGTCCACAGTCTCAATGCTGCGCCTGCCCCGGGACTCTGCCCTGACAGGACCAGGCTCCGGAAGGGTCCCTGGTCCAGGAAGCTCTTGTTCGTAGTCTCGAGTGATGCTGTGCTCCCTGGTCACAAAGACAGCACAGTCAGAGAGctgccctgccttccctcctgcctcccctcaCAGCCCTGGCCCTCCCTCACCTTGCGCGTGGAGGAGGCTcccccagctcccactctgccatgctgctccctccttgcaggatgcctgtgtttttctctttggcagcagctgctggctctccttccccaagagctgccttcccaggagctgctttCGGTTTATGCCCTGGGCATCTTTTGCCAGGGTCCTTCACAGACGCAGTGTCTGTCTTCAGCTGCCCCTGGGTGTTGACAGAGATTTGGTCAGGGCAGGGCTACATAGGCAGTCAGCTGAGCCCTCTACACCCCACTGCCCTGAAGACCTCACATCCTGCCTTGTATGTGGCTGATACTCCAGCTTGACCCATGTACCTGCTGTCCTCCCCAGTAGGTCCCATTTCCATGCCCTCCTTGGCCCTGACTGTGGGGTACAGCCGGGGGAACCCACACATCCCTCCACCTTTTTCCGGGCCTCCTCAGCCATCTTCTGCCGGGCCTTTCTCAGGATCCTGGACTGGCCACTCCTGGGGGCCAGGGAATGGGCTTGTTGCTCCTTCAGGGCCTGCAGCTCTGGGGACAGCTTGGTGGTGAAGGGGTTTGAGATCCCATGCTCTTCTGTGTCATCAATCACTGGGGAGGCAAGGGGAGGACTCTGTCAGCAGCTCTCCCTTGGGACACTGGGAGAGTGACCAGCTCTGGGACCTCAGAAACCCCAGGGGACCCAGAGCCACCCCAGGGGCAGGAGTTAGGAGCTGGTGCTTGGAGGAAGACTAGATGGAGGAGACAAAAAACAGGGTGGTAAGAAAAGCAGGGCAGAGCAGTGCTGgcagcctcccccatggcagcaggaggaggaaacagatTAGATCACTGCTGGAAAAAGAGCTGGTACTCACCAGTGACCCGTCCGGCAATGAAGGggtgggagagcagctctggccACGACAGGCGCTGACGGGGATCCTTCATCAGCAGTCCCTGCAGGAAgctctgcagggcagcacagTGCCAAAGGCACCGACACACACTCAACATCTGCTGCATATCCTCCAGGGACACAGTACACCCATCAGTCTCCCTCAGTGAGGACacccaggactcctgggttctcTGTCTGGCTCTGGGAAAGAAGCGGCCCTAATACTTAGGGCAGACAGGCCATAGGAAGACACTGTCTTCCCTTCCAAGCCCATTAAGTCACTCCTCTGCTGTTTGTCTCAGTTTCCCCACTTATTGAGGGACAGCAGTGATATGGATCTCTCTCCTAGGGGGGCCACCCTCTCATCCCTTCACTGTGCTCTGAGATCCCTGTTAGGGGACAGAAAACCTAAGACTGACCTATGAGTGCAGCCAAAGAGGCTTTCCCATTAATGGATCTCCCCCTACAGGCAGGACCTTCACCCTTACCTTGAAGACTGGGCTTATGGCATCGGGCCATTTGACCGGGTCCTTGACAATGAGGCTGAcaagctggaagatgctgctggtGTAGAAGGGAGGGGTGCCCACAAACAGCTCGTACAGGATGCAGCCCACGGACCACAGGTCAGCCGTGTGGTCGTATGGCCGTTCCTCCACCAGTTCAGGGGACATGTACAGGGGGGTGCCCTTGATGGAGGTCAGCACCATGGTGTGGATGCTCATGGCACGGGCAAACCTGCTCGGAGCAAAACATGAGTGGCCATTTAAGGCTGAAGcctccactgcagcccccaggaaAATCCCTATGCACTAACCAACACTCCTCTCCCCTCTGTAGTCCAACAACTCCCATCCCTGCCAATTCGTGAGTATGCACAGAAGCCAGGTCCCCTCCCacactccctcttcctctccaaCACCCAGGACACCTCTCAGCTGCCCCAAACCCAAGTGTCCCCCTCGACTGGCCCCCAGCACCCACCCAAAATCGCAGAGCTTGATGATGCCGCCTTTTCCCAGCAGGATGTTCTGGGGTTTCATGTCGCGGTGCAGGATACGGTGGGAATGCAGGTAATAGAGAGCAGAGACCAACTGGGCAGCTATGGTCTGGACCTGCCAGAGATGCGAGAGACTCACCCTGTATCCCACAGTGCCCCCAGTCCCCCGCCAGCACAGCCATGGGCTCCCCCACAGCCATTGGCTCTCCAGCACCGCCCCCTTCCTGCCCTTGCCCTGTTTGGGGCAGAGACCATCCCCAGCCATGTGTCAGCTGTTCCTCTCTGACCCACAGGAGTGGGCAAATGGCcacagcagcagcctcatgcTGTGGCTCTTGGAGAGCAAACAGGGAAGCCGAGGTCCCTGCCAGACCACCATCCCCCAATGCAACCTGGCTCCCTTTTCATCCTCTCCAGAGGCTCTGCCAGGTAAAGCCTTAGAGGCACCTTCACCTTCCTGATGTCCCCTGGCCCACAGCAGAGATCTGCTGCCTGACAGATGATCCTGTGCTCTTCACCCTGCAAGAAGGCTTCTGAGCGGCCACTGCTGTGAGAGTCACCTGGTCCTCGGGCAGACTCCCATCATCCTCCAGGATCTGGAAGAGCTCCCCCTCTGCATAGTCGGTCACCACCACTACctggagagaaaagcagcacagagggaTCAGGCGCTCACCCAGCCACATCCCCACCATGTCCCGGGGACCAGAGCAGAGTGAGACAGGAAACCAATGTGGGAGACACTGCGCTGTCAGGAGCTCACAGGGCACAGCCAATCAGCTTGGGCTGGTCTCAGGGGCAAGACAGAGCCCCTGTGGTCGCACTGCAGCAAGAGCCAGTCACTTAGCAGTGCCCTCACGGCCCTCCTTCTTATCTTGGACAAAGAGCAGAAGTCAGGAAGAGTGAAGGAAGGGGACAAGCTCATAATGGTATTTTCAAGCCCAGTAGGAAGAATCACTCcttttaacttgtttttattcTGTTACCTGATAACTTTATTTGATGCCCCCGGTTCCTGTCTCATAAAAGTCTTCGGTTCTTCCCTACTCAGCCTCTCTACATGTGAGTTTAGATGCATGAAAAGTCACAGTTTCTGAAGATCCCACCCTCATCCTGCAATTCCAAACCAGTCTCTTCCATCAGACAACCCTCAGCAGCTCCTTCACTTCTTCGCATGACCCAGTGTATCCCACACAGCCCAGCTGGGTGCCGGCTCCCCACCCAGCACATACTGGAGGGTTCTGGAAAACAATGACTACCCACCAGTCTGGACTCCCAGTCCTCACTCAGGCAACCTCCAAGTGAGGTCCCTGCATGTTCCCAAGGAGGGAGGGAATGTCCTGGGGGCAAGGGATCCCAAAGTGGCCACCATAGGGAATGGAGTAGGCTGGTGGCAGGACTGCAGTATTCAACATGAGTGGGGAAAGAGGGCCAAAGTCAGCAGCTGGGATCAAAACAAACCTAGCTTGCTGGAAGAGCTGGTAGAAGCCCTGGGAAGGTGTCACCAGAATCTCCTGAGAAAGAGGTCCCTGTGACAGCGAGGGCCAACCCATGCCCCCCTGCCCCATCAAGCAAAAGCATGTGCCCTCAGTTGACCCCTTCACCTCCTTGTCGGTCTCAAAGCTGTCAAGCATCTGGATGATGTTTGGGTGATGGAGGCCTCTCATGATCTCAATTTCCCGCTGCAGGTTCTTCAGCTCCCTCTCTGACCGCCCAACCTTGGGGATGAACTTCAAGGCCACCACCTTCAAAAGTGGGCAAAGCTGGGATCAGACTGGGATCCTACCCACCCTGGCAGAGACAGCATTTAAGCCAAATGGGATTTCACATTTTCCAGCTGAGCATAGTGAGCAACCCCTAAACAAGACATTTGTCCCACTGGATCCCTTGAAGCTGGGGCTCCCCCCAAAGCCCTTGCACATCAGCAAATGTAATCAGTGAGTGCAGACAAAACTTGAACACATGGCACTTCCAGAAACAGTCCAAGCACGGGGCAGGACCTAGGGATGCTAGCGGACAGTGAGCTAAACATAAGCCAGGAGTATGAGCTGGCAGTGAGGAAGGCTAGCAGCATCTTGGGCAGCACTAACAGGAATGTAGGcagtagatcaagggaagtgattattgcCCTTTACTCGGCAGTTGTTGGACCACATCAGCAATACTGCAGACATCTTTTGGCCCAGAAGACATTGATAAAATGGAGTTGGTCCAGCAGAAGCCACCAGGATGGTTGTGGGGACTGCAGCTCATGGTGTACAAGGAGAACCTGAGTGAACTGTGCTTGAttagcctggaaaaaaaagggcTCAGGGTATCCTAACAGCAGTCTTGCAGTTCCCAGGAAGAGATAAAGAGCCAGGATCTTTACAAAGAtacatggtgggaggatgagagacagtGGTCATAAATTGAAACAGGGGAGGTTCCAACTTGATAAACTGAAAAACTGTTCAATCCAAGTacagtcaagcactggaacaccAGAGAGGCTGCGGAGTATCTGTCCTTGGGGGTTTCCTAGACCCAACTGGACAAAACCCTAATCTGAATTCAGTgctggtcctgctttgagcaggggatggACTGGAGACTTTTTGAGGTCCCTTCAATCTGAACGACTCTGCGCCAGCAAGGGCTGACCAGGAATATCAGTGGAAACATGAGTGCTGAGCCCTGCAAGCCTGGCAGGGCCCTGGAACTGAACAGCCCACCAGAAATCAATGCCCAGCCCCGCATGAAAGACCTCTCAGCTTtctcctctgccccctttttcctcACCTGGGCACTGTATTTCCGACGCCCCTTGTACACTCGCCCAAAGGAGCCTTCACCGATCATTTCCAGGACATGGTACTTCTCCATTGTGGGCATTCAAGGAGGGGGGCACCAAGCTGCCAAGGCAAAGCGGCAGTGAGAAGGAGCCCTTCACCCTCTGTTCTCTCATCTTGCCCTCTACCACAGGCTGCAACAGGGTAATGGGCAGGGCACAGCCCTCGGCCAGGCTGCCTTCAGCAGCTGCAAGCAGGGACCAGAGATGGGCTCCAGCATCTCTGAGCCAGGAAGGTAATGCCGCACCTCCTGCTGCTCGTGTGCCTGGCACTGCCACGCAGGCTGATCCCGAATCCCCTAGGCCCACCCTGGGGGATCCCCTTCCCCAGCCAGCCTCCTCCTCAGAACTGCATGTTCAGGTCTATTGGTTTCCACTAGGATCTACCTTTCCCCAGATGGCATGCATCCACTGAGATCCACCCACACCCACTTTCCCAAATGGGGCTGACTCTTCAGGATCCACACTAGCCCTCCCATCTGGATCCATCCCATAGGATCCACCCACTGCCCTCCTCAAATGGGACCCACCCCCACTGATCAACCAAACCGGGTCACACTTCTACAGGAGTCTCCCCCATCCCGTCCGCTGTCCCAAATTCCAGCCATTTCCACTGGcatctcctcctgctgcccctccaccAGCGGCGCACACCCCTGGGGAATCCACCTCAATCCTGCCCATGAGCCCTAACCAGCCCCCGTGGGAGCCATGGGAGCCCCATGGCTATTGTATCCTCCTCGGTCTCCCACAGGGATGAGATCCAGTATCCAGCAAACTCTGCCATGGGccccacctcacctcacctccCCACAGGGACCCCACGTGGGACCCACCGCGCTGCCCCACAGGGCCCCCCCGCAGGGCCCCCCGCGGACCCACCGCGCCGCCCCACAAGGACCGCGCGCAGGACccaccgcgccgccccgcaggGACCCCGCAGACccaccgcgccgccccgcaggGCCCCCCGCGGACCCACCTCCCCTCCCCCGCGGGGAAGCCCAGCCGCTgacgggaggcgccgccgccccccacgCAGTTAACCCCGACCCGtaccggccccccgcgccgcgacccgccgcggcCCGaccgccccccgcggcgccgcaggCCGCCGTCGCGTCGCCTGGCaaccgccccgcccgcccgcccgcccgcctttGCGCTTCCGGGTCGCgcggcaagatggcggcggccggcgaggaggcggcggcggcggccgactGGTAacggcggcgcccgcggcccccccacccccaccgcgGGCTCCcggcgggcccggccccccccttcccccgcggggcggccgggcccccggGGCCTCCGCCTCACGCCCGTGCCCCCGCAGGCCGCTGCCGTCCGAGGTGGAGGTGCTGGAGTCCATCTACCTGGAGGAGCTGCGGGTGGCCCGCGGCGGCAGCAGGTACCGTAGCGCGgcccgagccgggccgggccccgcggcggcgccccggggccgggcctcACCTCAGCCCCTGCCCCCGCAGGTCGGAGCCCTGGGAGATCTGCATCACCCTGCACCCGGCCACGGGCGAGGACCAGGACTCGCAGTACGTGCGCTTCACCCTGGTGCTCTCCGTGCCGCCGCAGGTagggccccctcccgccgccggcggccgccgccggccctcgcccccacccccgccccaCTCCTCGCCCCTGCGCCTTCCGCTTTGTTCTTGTGTCTTCCAGTATCCCGACAAAGCGCCGGAAATCGCGATCAGGAACCCACGGGGGCTGTCAGATGAGCAAATTCAGAAGTGAGTcctgggagagaggggaagggaaggaagaggacaAAACTCTGCTCTGGAGAGATGGGAGGGAGACAACTGGAGGCATTTTAGTGCTTGAAAAGTCCTTTCCCAAGTTTCTGTGGATCCCCTAACCCAGAAATGGTTACAGGCCACTAAGTCTTCTTGTCTTAAATCATATGTGAGCCACTGACACTAAATTTGGCTGTGAGGGATTAACTTTTTGGATGGGTTGTTCCACTGTGGTCTGTAGTGAAATGTAATATAAATCTCTTGGGCCTTTGAAGGTGTTGGTCCTGCTTTGGCAGAGATGGGACTGGACTGAGTGCCTGAGCTCAGGCAGCCTCTTGTTGCCTTTGTGCTCCTGTCCTTAGTGCAGTGCGATGTGTGTAGAGAGAGCCCGCTGGCAGCACAGGACCCTGCCAGACCTGCCTTAAGGGTCGCTCTGTCAGAAAATGAAGCCTGAGCATCACCAAAGCTGAAGGGCTTCTGGGTGAGCTCAAGCCGGGGCAGTCTGCGAACCTCCTCTTGCATCTCCTCTGAGGACAAAATTGTCCTGGGCACTGGCTTGTGAGGTGCTAGAAAAGCACATGAATGAATATATTCACGCGTGCCTGTCCAGTGCTTTAGGCAAAGCCTGAAGCCCAGTGCCTTCCTGTGCAATTAGTCTTTCTTCCACTTGTCATCACGGTGAGGTGGGAGAGTACAAAGGTATGTCTAAACTTGCAtagtgtttcttcttctttgctatAGGATTTCACAGACCCTGAGACATGTTGCTGAAGCCAGGCTGGGGACAGAGGTGCTATATGAACTGATTGAGGTGAGAGTTAGGGGAATTTGGGTGGGTGGCCAGCCATCGATGCTGTTCTCCCCTGAGCAACTCCCTGCGGGTGGGACGGCCTTGAGCCTGGGCCTGTGGGAGGCCAGTCAGTGAAGTGTTTGCTTTTCCCCTTCCGCAGAAGGGGAAGGAGATTCTCACTGACAACAACATTCCCCACGGCCAGTGTGTGATCTGCCTCTATGGATTCCAGGTAGGAATGTGTGTCTCAGCCCCTGCCACTCTGGGCTGTAGGCAATGTTATTTAGCAGGTACTATCCTAAGGCAACATATTCTGTTCTCCGTGTCGATCTGAAGATAAGTTTCTACAGAAACAGAGTGTAGGGGTGGTGAGTGATGTCGGAGAGTCTCCAAGGAAATGAGTGGGGTCTGCGCATAGCTGCTGGTGTGTCTCAGTCTCCTCGTGTTGGTGAAACCTTTCCTGGAGTTCATGGCACAGGTGGTCAGAGGAGACTGAAACGCATTAATGCAGGTGCTGAGGTCTGTGGGGATAAGGGAGCTTGTCTTGTCCAGGCTACAAAGAGAGGTGATTCCTGTCTAAGAGGGAGAATACATCAGGTGGGAAGAGATCTGCTCACGCAGGAACATGTGTGGAGAAAACGGTCACAAAAACCTTGCAGCTTGGCATTAGGAGTGTTTCTGACTCTCAGATTAGGGTGAAGTGTCTCCATAAGAACTGAGGAGGAGATGAAGCCCAGTGGAAGAAGttatgtggctcagtgccagcaatAACACTAGTTCCCTGCTGCCAGTGCTGACACTGGGGTGAAAACCCACCTCAGCTGGGGAGGCCACGCAACCCTGCGCTCAGAAACCCATTAAAACTGCCCTCTCTTCTACAGGAGAGAGAAGCCTTCACAAAGACCCAGTGCTACCACTACTTCCACTCCCACTGCCTGGCCCGCTATGCCCAGCACATGGAAGAGGAGGTCCtcatgcagcaggaggagagagagcAGCACCTGGCACCTTCCCCCAAACAGGTACTGGGCCCTGGGCTTCCTCCCTGAACCCCTGCACAGGCCCCTGTGACTTCTCTGTCGCTGCTCTTGGGGACGTGGAGCGAGGGCTAATCTGGCCCAGCAACCTTGTGCAGCGTGGTCAGTGTCATGCCCGTGGCCAGAAATCAGAATGGGGATTGGACCAAGTGACTTCCAGGGGCCCTTTCCAACCGAAATTACTATATGATTTTTAGTACTTCAGCAGTTAGTTTATTGGATTTCTGGGTCAGTGCCCAGTGTATGAGGGACTGGAGGAGTTTGTTACATTCTTAGAATTCTGGAACCACAAGACTTAAACTTTTTCAAATGAAAGGTGAGCTCCTTCCCTAATCCTCTAACTCCAGGGGTTTGCAAGACTCCCAGTGGTGCAAGATAGACGTGACCTCCGGCATTTGTAGCAGTCAGCCAGGCCAGGCTATTTTCATAGTGCTATAATCTCTCTGCTCTGGCAGAAGAGCGTGTGTGGTCAGCTGAAAAAGGCCACCTTGTTTCACTTCCAGGCAGGGGATTATCTGGAAGTGTGTGGGCTGGGTAAGAGCTTGGGGTTGGTTTCGACTCTCCCCTCACTGCAGGAAGTCGGTGTGCAGTGCCCTGTCTGCCGGGAAACCCTCGTCTATGATCTCTGTGCTCTGAAGGCAGCGCCACCCCCGCAGCACCCGCTGGTAAGAGATGGGGTCTCATCTGCCCAGCTGTGTCTGCTCTCTGGGTAGCTTGATTTGGGGTGTTAAAATGAACGAATGAGCATGTGCTGCAGCCCTTCATATCTTCCCAGGTAGTCCGTCCAAAGGGTAGTTCACAGAATCTAGCAGGGCGTCTCCTGTCTGTTTGACATGTCCACAAAGAGCAGGTTTAGTTGTTTAGCACTGAGTTTCCTTCCCCTAAGCTATGATGTGAGATGCTGTATCCCATGTTCCTCATGCACAGATGTGTACAGAGAAACCGAGGTGTGTCTGTGCACAGCCACCAAGCCCTGGGAAGGGAGCCTGTTGGCTGGGCCTGTTCACGTGCCCTGCCAGTGACTctagaaaaacaggcaaaagcaCAAACTCTGTCTCATGTCCACATCTTAGAGGGGACCACTGCAGTTCCTCTCCTTGAATGTGTTTCTGCACACCCTGGAACATCATTAGGGTCATGTGAGTGACCCTGGCTCATATAGTGCGTTCTGTGGTCCCTGACCTAGCCACTGTGCATCTCACTCCAAAGCAGGAGGTCCCAGGGTAGTCAGTGCAGGGAACAGTGGGTCTGCATTGGCATGGTCTGCCTCCATCTAGGGATTTCACACAGATCTGTAGGCCTGGCTGATAGTACATGGTGAAcagaagcaggttgcccaggtgCTGTGTGATCAGAGGTGGGTTTGGGGAGTCATTGTCAGTACTGCCAGCTGCTGGCCCATGCTAGGTGTTGAGAATCCCCCTTATCCTCCTTCTCTTGCTCTCTGCCGCTCAGGAGCCATACAGACCAGATGCCAAGACACTGCAGCACCAAGAAGAACTGCGCTTAATCTTCAAGAGACAGCAAGAGAAGGGGGGCATTATTGACCCTGAAGCAGAGAGGAACCGTTACTTCATCAGCCTCCAGGCGGTACGGCACTGGGGCAGAGCATTGCTGAGCTCCATGCCAGCAAGGGGGTCCCTGGGCTGCCAGGCCCGGTGCTATCATCTGCTGTGGGGCTACCCTGTCCCTTTCTTCACCGCTGGCTTCTTTCTTTCAGCCTCCAGCTACTGTTGATCCAGGCCAAGCAGCCTCTGCTTCTGAGTCACTGGTGACTGCAAGCACTGTGGATTCACCCCAGCCACCCTGTCAGCCCTTGGCTCCAGAGCCAGCCAAGTCTCCAGAGGCCAGGGCAGAAACCAGGCAGCCAGAGAGACCAGCTGTGCCCAGGGAGCAACAGAGCAAGCGAGAGAGGCACAGAGGGGAGAGGCTGGGCCTCGGAGGCCAGGGCAGGCAGTTGTGCAGCGATGCGCAGGGAGCAGCAGAGGAACCCTGTCATCTGCTCCATGGCTCCAGGGGCTCCAAGGGCTTCAGCCGGAGACCAGagcggagggaggagaggagccaAAGATCTGGTGGGAGGCACAGCCAGGAGTTTCCAAAGCCTCACAGCAGAAACAGGGCTGCAGCCCTGGCTGAAAGGAAGGAGTTGAGCCCTGAAGACCCCTCACCAGTAACAGGGATATTGGACTTGAAAGAGGATTACCATGATGTGGGGAGATGGACCCCGGAGCAGGGGGCTGAGGCCCAGGGCAATGAGGAGAACCTGGCATTTAACCGCAGTGACCACAGAGCAGCCCCCAGCTGGCAGGGCCACCACAGGCCCTGGGATTGCGGGAGGTGGGAGAGGTCCAGGGTCCAGGAGCACAGCTCCTACCCCAGAGCGCCAAGAGGGCGGGGGGTGTTCAGGCCTGGTGGACGTCGAGAAGCCCATCTCGAAAAGGAGAGTGGCTCCTAGCAGGACTGGTGAGGGGCTGGGCTAGGGGAGGGAAGGGCTCTTTTGGGGGAGAACAATGAAGGCTCTGGTGGAGCAGTAGCAAGCAGACACCATGCCCCTTGGAAAGGAGGAGGCCCACCCTGGATCTCCACTGCATAGCTTGGAGGCACAGCTTGGTCAAGGCAGTGTCTCTAGGGCATATGTGCAGAGTGAAGCATCCTAGTGTGGCTGCCTGGTGTGAGCCATCACCAGTGTTGGAGAAGCTGACTCCCGACAGTCATGGCAACCTTGGTCTCGGAGGATGCAGAGGGCAGGGGAAGGCTTGACCAGGGACCAGCACCCACCATGCATGAGCTGCCAAAAACATCGGTGCCTGCAGAGCAAATGGATCAGGCCCTGCGTGGTGCCACAGCAGAGCCAGAGTTATGGTAGGACCTTCCCTGGAACCAAGCATCCCTGTAGAGCATGGTGGCACCAGGCAATAAGGTTGCACTAGGGCAGCAGCCTGGACCTCAATTTGCTGCATCCCCAAATGATTTTCAGAGCATGTTCTCAACCTGCTGTTCCTTGGAGACAACATTGCttctcccccagccctgacctCCACTCAGGTGATGGGCTTGGCCAGACAGCCCAGGCAAGTCCTTTGTAGAACAGGACACTTCCAAATAGCAGCCAGGGTAGCTAAGTTAGGCCTAAGCTGACACGTTGGCAGGTCAGGGCTGTCCAGTGAACAAGGCTTTGGGCTGGCTCCCGCTCTCCCAACAAGTTCAAATTTAGCTGGAGCTTCTGCAGGCTCCTTCAGCTGCCTTTTCGCAGGCAGTGGCTGCATTAGAGAGACTTGGGAAAAGCATTCTGCTCTGTGTCCTATACATTTCTGTTAGGATCCCTTTCTAAGCCTAGGCTGTCTTTTAGAGCTCACAGAGGCCCAGGGTGAAGACAGGTCCTAGTACTTTGAATTTTCTTACCTCCTTTCATCTTCTCTTCATGCTGCTCTTGCTTTAAAGAAATGGAGATTTGATTTTTATACTAACATGTCCCTGGTGCAGTTCCTTCTACTGGTGCTTCACAGATTTAAACCATATCCCACTCCAGAGACATGATGGGAGATCCCAAGTCTCCAGAATGGGATGTTGCTACAAAATTAATGCATTGGGTCTTCTTTCAAACCTGTTCCCTTCATATTCTCTGCCCTCCTTTTTGGTGCCCAGTGTTGGTCTCTAGTAGGTCTCGCCACCCTTTCCCATGTGCTGGTGTCTCCCTACACTCAGAGCTA from Apteryx mantelli isolate bAptMan1 chromosome 6, bAptMan1.hap1, whole genome shotgun sequence includes the following:
- the RNF25 gene encoding E3 ubiquitin-protein ligase RNF25, translating into MAAAGEEAAAAADWPLPSEVEVLESIYLEELRVARGGSRSEPWEICITLHPATGEDQDSQYVRFTLVLSVPPQYPDKAPEIAIRNPRGLSDEQIQKISQTLRHVAEARLGTEVLYELIEKGKEILTDNNIPHGQCVICLYGFQEREAFTKTQCYHYFHSHCLARYAQHMEEEVLMQQEEREQHLAPSPKQEVGVQCPVCRETLVYDLCALKAAPPPQHPLEPYRPDAKTLQHQEELRLIFKRQQEKGGIIDPEAERNRYFISLQAPPATVDPGQAASASESLVTASTVDSPQPPCQPLAPEPAKSPEARAETRQPERPAVPREQQSKRERHRGERLGLGGQGRQLCSDAQGAAEEPCHLLHGSRGSKGFSRRPERREERSQRSGGRHSQEFPKPHSRNRAAALAERKELSPEDPSPVTGILDLKEDYHDVGRWTPEQGAEAQGNEENLAFNRSDHRAAPSWQGHHRPWDCGRWERSRVQEHSSYPRAPRGRGVFRPGGRREAHLEKESGS